From Cydia splendana chromosome 12, ilCydSple1.2, whole genome shotgun sequence, a single genomic window includes:
- the LOC134795870 gene encoding uncharacterized protein LOC134795870, which yields MNEEEYVTYERFYTLNKQSASESCVMAASGSSLFYDLDSVAKSNSYSYETVGLSTFNIFRALNRKGNEWPRAPSQPIHIVQECTTHIKPSLKTCDQKEENLNTGKNDLRECGRSSGICLKDSIEDTESSSDPNGPQITHSVDTNTGVKNYISYQAEHLKLEGHKTKKKDREKRIKDSCLGNIDGLGFTCKYNDTATKVKTSESVAITTSTYKEQVRTNMSTMNKTHLKMEEKLTCMSGDGLGKKYTVNLSKHDTSCIIILDEYDVAKISHSQISNSRKSRVMLVNVLTNKVRMKPKKVRAVRCPNCQEHIELAVSIEDEASTRGQSKTNRKSETEFTCMAASKDTYHPKISKECPHGCEMVPLCQILPKINFDASSINQNIRTKTATPRFIKMTKACRHYPPCTAVPSCQRNNVLKGNYECITPCSHRPRCVNLPLCIPFCKNLQYDETAKHYVDKEEKAKNCYIPAFQCLPVSQYKLLQPHIVSQKPNAFDRQAYHVDQTYLSCQVPPLNTKQLDIATKSCQYDYPKHEPNDAAKEDATNASVIYIRDVGCQFKNSSFTPPHTSYYQTRVCYTSSASFDPGSKRLDNIYTNPKAFTCETLKIYAKSKAKYKSSTSLSPSSSSVTTTQRDLSLKPSSKTNTAVALCMLRNGEGGYVVPVKSKRSVLKGKCKNKL from the coding sequence ATGAATGAAGAAGAATATGTCACTTATGAACGCTTTTATACACTTAATAAACAAAGTGCCAGTGAGTCGTGTGTGATGGCAGCTTCTGGCAGTAGTTTGTTTTACGATTTGGACAGTGTCGCAAAGAGTAATTCTTACAGCTACGAAACCGTAGGTTTATCGACGTTTAACATATTCAGGGCACTTAACAGGAAAGGCAACGAGTGGCCAAGAGCACCTTCTCAGCCTATACATATTGTTCAGGAATGCACTACACACATTAAACCCAGTTTAAAAACATGCGATCAAAAAGAAGAAAATTTAAATACGGGAAAAAATGATCTCCGTGAATGTGGACGGTCATCAGGAATATGTTTGAAAGATAGTATTGAAGACACTGAAAGTAGTAGTGACCCGAATGGTCCTCAAATTACACATTCTGTAGATACTAATACTGGAGTTAAAAATTATATCTCATATCAGGCCGAGCACCTCAAATTAGAAGgtcataaaacaaaaaaaaaggatcGCGAGAAACGCATTAAAGACTCATGTCTTGGTAATATAGATGGGCTTGGTTTTACTTGCAAATACAATGATACAGCTACTAAGGTCAAAACCAGCGAGTCTGTAGCTATAACAACTTCAACCTACAAAGAACAAGTAAGAACAAACATGTCGACCATGAATAAAACTCATTTGAAAATGGAGGAGAAACTTACATGCATGAGCGGCGATGGATTAGGCAAAAAATATACAGTTAACCTATCAAAACATGACACGTCTTGTATTATAATTTTGGATGAATACGATGTTGCAAAAATTAGTCATAGTCAGATATCAAATTCCCGCAAAAGTAGAGTCATGCTCGTGAACGTGTTAACAAATAAAGTTAGAATGAAACCAAAAAAAGTACGGGCTGTAAGGTGTCCTAACTGTCAGGAACATATAGAATTGGCTGTCAGTATAGAAGATGAAGCGAGTACAAGAGGTCAATCCAAAACGAATCGTAAATCGGAAACTGAGTTCACCTGTATGGCGGCCTCAAAAGACACATATCATCCAAAAATTTCAAAAGAATGTCCACATGGATGCGAGATGGTGCCACTTTGTCAAATactacccaaaataaatttTGACGCGTCTAGTATAAATCAGAATATCCGCACGAAAACGGCGACGCCTCGCTTCATTAAGATGACTAAAGCCTGCAGACATTATCCTCCATGCACTGCAGTCCCTTCATGTCAAAGGAACAATGTCTTAAAAGGCAATTATGAGTGCATCACACCTTGCAGCCATCGCCCTCGGTGTGTTAATCTGCCCCTATGCATTCCATTTTGTAAAAACCTGCAGTATGATGAAACGGCAAAACATTACGTAGATAAAGAGGAAAAAGCAAAAAATTGCTACATTCCTGCATTTCAATGTTTGCCTGTAAGTCAATATAAATTACTACAACCACATATTGTATCCCAAAAACCCAATGCATTTGATCGTCAAGCATATCATGTAGATCAGACTTACTTATCGTGTCAAGTTCCGCCATTAAATACAAAGCAACTTGACATTGCAACTAAATCTTGTCAATATGATTATCCAAAGCATGAGCCTAATGATGCGGCAAAAGAGGATGCAACTAATGCAAGCGTTATATATATCAGAGATGTTGGATGCCAATTTAAAAACTCCTCCTTTACACCACCCCATACGTCTTATTACCAAACACGAGTTTGTTATACTTCTAGCGCTTCCTTTGATCCTGGGAGTAAACGTTTGGACAATATATATACCAACCCCAAAGCTTTTACATGCGAGACATTGAAAATTTATGCGAAATCGAAAGCAAAATACAAGTCATCGACGAGTCTATCGCCGTCTTCCTCTAGTGTCACAACGACACAACGTGATTTATCTCTCAAGCCATCCTCTAAGACCAACACTGCTGTAGCACTCTGCATGTTGCGAAACGGTGAAGGGGGGTACGTGGTTCCGGTCAAGTCGAAACGAAGTGTTCTCAAAGGTAAATGTAAGAATaaattgtga